From Triticum aestivum cultivar Chinese Spring chromosome 4A, IWGSC CS RefSeq v2.1, whole genome shotgun sequence, a single genomic window includes:
- the LOC123088230 gene encoding uncharacterized isomerase BH0283-like, translated as MVKRAVQYAMVDAFTGEPFKGNPAAVCLLEDDDAVDDRWLQSIATEFNVSQTAFLSRSNAGSNSSTPRFRLRWFSPAVEVALCGHGTLASAHFLFTAVLAEQNDVVEFVTQSGILTARKVPAASSLPRVTEAEEGKPFIELDFPTGDVFVDCSSTHEHDLPSIFQKAAPVVSVHRRLHSDRGFFQVELSSGEEVVDVVPNMEQLKKCAGRGVIVTGQAPPRSGYDFFSRFFSPKWGIDEDPVCGSAHCAVAPYWARKLGKQKLTAFQVSKRTGTLYLEFNAANQRMKIQGQAVTVMVGTL; from the exons ATGGTCAAGCGAGCGGTCCAGTACGCCATG GTGGATGCCTTCACCGGCGAGCCGTTCAAGGGCAACCCGGCGGCGGTGTGCCTCCTGGAGGATGACGACGCCGTCGACGACCGGTGGCTGCAGTCCATTGCCACGGAGTTCAACGTATCCCAGACGGCCTTCCTCTCTCGCAGCAACGCCGGCTCCAACTCGTCCACCCCGCGGTTCCGCCTCCGCTGGTTCAGCCCCGCCGTCGAGGTCGCGCTGTGCGGCCATGGGACACTTGCGTCCGCCCACTTCCTCTTCACCGCCGTCCTCGCCGAGCAGAACGACGTGGTCGAGTTCGTCACCCAGTCCGGGATCCTGACCGCCCGGAAGGTTCCCGCTGCTAGCTCGCTGCCACGGGTGACGGAGGCGGAGGAGGGGAAGCCGTTCATCGAGCTGGATTTCCCCACGGGTGATGTTTTCGTGGACTGCAGCTCCACCCATGAACACGACCTGCCGTCTATATTCCAGAAGGCCGCGCCCGTCGTCAGCGTTCACCGACGACTTCATT CAGATCGTGGCTTTTTTCAGGTGGAACTTTCATCAGGAGAAGAGGTCGTTGATGTTGTCCCTAACATGGAACAACTTAAGAAGTGTGCTGGCAGAGGTGTTATTGTCACAGGACAGGCGCCACCTAGATCGGGTTATGACTTCTTCTCACGTTTCTTCTCCCCAAAATGGGGGATAGATGAG GACCCGGTTTGTGGCAGTGCACATTGTGCTGTAGCACCATATTGGGCTCGAAAGCTGGGGAAACAGAAACTTACAGCTTTTCAA GTATCTAAAAGGACTGGAACGCTATATCTAGAGTTTAACGCTGCAAATCAGAGGATGAAAATTCAAGGCCAGGCTGTTACTGTGATGGTTGGGACACTATAG